The DNA sequence GTCAAAggcctatctcccccccccccccaaccccacccccctcccccctctgctccactcgcggatcgcgcaatggaaaaatgactgttggaccgcctcagtacgagctccaatttcccgtatctttgaatggtgatcattgcgcgatttgaaagttggtggtggtAATAATGTActctctacatcctcggcgaagatcggattttggaatttagtgagtagccccttccgtttagcgcgtcgtctgtctgcaagtgtgtcccacttcaaactttctatgagatttgtaatgctctcacaatggctaaatgtaccagtcacgaatcttgccactcttctatggacgttctcagtctcttgaatcagacccaactgataagggtctcatacagacgaacaatactctaaggctGGATGAACTAacttattgtaagcaatttccattTTTGAAGGACTGTATCACTtcaagattctaccaataaaccacaatctacagTTCActttacccattacttgtgtaatctgatcattccatttgagatcattttgaatagtcacacccagatacttgacagatgttaccgcttccaaagactggacatttattttgtactcgtacattaatggggattttcgctttgttgtacgcagtaggttacacttattaatattgagagataactgccaatcattacaccacacatttattttctgcaaatcctcattgatttgttcacaatttcgtgtgatactactttcctgtagattgCAGCATCACATGTTGACATGTGCATTAATCGTCAGCTGGCTGCACCCTCTTGTATTAAAAGCATTTTATGTCATGTTATATTTCTGATTATTGCTACATTTCAGTGGCTGAAATCTACAGCAGTGACAGTGCCAGCCAaggatttcctctctctctctctctctctctctctctctctctctctctctctttctctttctaatACGTAGATTGATAATGTGTGTTTCACAGAGCCAACAGGAGGAGGGTTTTAAGCTAACTAATGAGAGACAAGAAAAGGGGTGATgtattgtgaacagtgaaattgaaATTAGTTGATATACTTCATAGATCATGCCCTGTAGCATTTTGTTGTGAAAGGTTCCCTTAAATTTCTGTTGCCACAGCTTTTACATTTTTTGATTGGAGGTTGTGATGACCAATGGATATGTAGTGTACTCTGAGGTCTAGTTTGTATTTGGGTGTGAGTTGTCTAAGCCAACAAATGTGATGCAAAAAAACTTTTTTGCAGTTTTTGCTATATATCGtgtgccacaaaataatttttataattatactGAGTATCTTGTGAAATTAAGGATTATAATTGTCATCTCTCCACATTCATAACTTCAACTCATTACTGCTAAATTCTTTGCCTGTCTGCTTTTCTATCATTGTATACTTGCTGGCTGTTGACACATCTCTCTGTGTTCATTTACGTTGCTTCCAACATTGCTCAACCAACTGAGTAAGTAGTGAAACTGCCTCTGCTCTAGATACTTACGCATTTCCTGTATGCAATATGGAGCTTGTAAAGTAAAAGGTTTAAATCAGAACCTGGGCTGATATTCATCGTCTGTTGCTCCTGTTAGGCATCTTGTGCTTCCAAAATATTTAAAGGATAATAGATGGAAACATCACCTTCCTGCAGTTGCTGTAGTCATTGTATGATATTACagtgctgcttctttattcaagcagagCCTCTGTTCATCTTCTGAAACCATCACACCACTGAAACTCATTACTACACCCATCTGTAGATATCTGAAAACACAGAAAGTATTTCCAATCATATTTGCTTGAGGCACTTGGCAATCTTGAAGACCCATCTAAtcaaaatttaatgttatgtcactaTTATATTTGGAATCTGATCGTttgtatcagaaaataagtaaGTTTTTAGTATCAAACTAGTTTCGTTATTTTGAGTGCACCAATTGTGATATGATTTATGAAAATtgtaaaatttatgaagtaaataaaatACCATTAAAATCACATATTCAGTTTTAAGCAGTAGCTTAGTATCAATCTCTATGCCTGTAGTCAATTTGTATGTCATTGTTTTTCATCATGGGACTTTTGGTGACTGCAGTTTTCATCTTTGAATTTATGTCTTAACACAAAGCACTATACTAGTTCTAGACAGCATGATCTGACACTGGCTTTAAATTGAAACAGCAAACATTTTGCCATCTTGTGTACCAGGAAGTAAGATGTACACATCAAAATGTCTCATAAGGATACTTTAAGATGACAATCGCCAAAATCCATTACATGTGTGTGTGAGATGAATGACATTTTGTCGTAGATAGGAAGCTATTCTTGTTCGTGTTTGTAAACTATTTTtaaatcagtctctctctctctctctctctctctctctctctgtgtgtgtgtgtgtgtgtgtggtgtgtgtgtgtgtgtgtttttttttttttttttttgagagaaggAACATAACTCTCTCTTGCATATAAAATGCAATGATAGCCGGTTCCTGATGTACATAACAAAGCCTTAAAACTTTTAATTACTAAATTATAGAGCGCTGAGACATACAGAAAATGTATGCAAACTCTGCATTTGCCTTGGTTTCAGTTGTAATATAATTTTACTTCTGTCTTTCAGGTCTCTGTCCAGTACTAAATGTGTTAGACTTCTCTTGGAGAACAGCAGCTTCTTAATACTTGATGTATTCACATTTAAAGATgcctggaaaaaaataaaaagcaagCTTGTGTAGCTGAGACATCTGTCTGGAACAAGAAACATAATGCTTCGAAATTTAGCATCTGCGTGTAACCAGAAAGCGTACATTCTTAAAAGAGTTGTTATTGCAGTGGTGCTGATTTTCTGTGTTATATATTCGCTTCATCCAGGACGCTTTGCTTGTTATTATTCATATATTAATGATGATGAAATTGTCAGTTCTCTGGGAATCTCACCTGCTGCAGTCAAGATGGCGGAAGATTATGGCATGCCACTTTGTTCTGTAACCTTCAATAGTTCAGTTACTGAAGTGCATTACCCTACACAAAATACTGACCTAAATGATGGCACAGTATTTGCCAAAACACTAAATATAACTGATGGAGGTGAATGGAAaccacagaaatgtgtttcaaaattcagtgttgctgttgttgttccaTACCGCAACCGTAGTAGCCAGctacaaatttttctgaaatacatGCATCCATTTCTTCAGAACCAGTTGTTGAGCTACCAGATATTTGTTGTGGAACAGGCACTGGATGGAGCATTTAACAGAGCAAAGTTGCTCAACGTAGGCTTTGTGGAAGCTATGAAGATACGGCCTTTTCATTGCTTTATTTTCCATGACGTGGACTTGATTCCTCAGAAGGACAACAACATATATGCATGCACTTCTCAGCCACGACACATGTCATCATGCGTGAATACTTTCCGTTACCATTTGCCATATGAGGAACTATTTGGTGGAGCTGTTGCAATACTTCAGAATCAGTTTGAGTTAGTGAATGGATTTTCCAACAACTTTTATGGCTGGGGTGGTGAAGATGATGATTTCCACAGGCGCATTACACATAAGGGTTTGAAAGTATTACGCTTTTCTCCAAATGTTGCACAGTATTTTATGTTACCACATGCAAAAGAGCCACCAAGTGAAAGTAGATTCCTAAATCTAAAATTAGGAAGTGAGCGTTTCGAAACTGATGGTTTAAATGCTTTGAAATACACTTTGCTCAAACGTATATATCTCCCTTTATACACTTGGATATTAGTAGAAGTGTAATCTGATGTATTCTCATGCTATTTGATGTCTGTATGTAcctgaaacataatttttttgtattttcacaAGACTGTTAATGTAGTAAAttgtaaatgtgttatttatttattttattgttttgctgTGTCCTTGTAAATTCTGTATTGTATTTTCTGTAGTAGATAGATAATTGTGAATTCCTTTTATATTTTTGACCAAAGTATGCTACAGTGATAATAAAGACCCAGTTTTCACAAGAAAGATTTTAAATATTGAAACTTTTGATAAATTCAGTTAAGTTCACCTGTCAGAAATGTTAAGGTATGTGCTGTTACACTTTCTTCAGTTACTTCATTGGAAAAATGATGTACAATGcttatttacataaaataattaatttttttttagtagaAAAGTATGTGGTGTGGATAAAAGTAGCAATAAGTTATAgaaaacaaagatggtgtgacttaccaaacgagaaagtgctgggagatagacacaataaagaacacacaaacacacacacaaatttcaagctttcgcaacccaaggttgcttcatcaggaaagagggaaggagagggaaagacaaaaggatgtgggttttaagggagagggtaaggagtcattccaatcccaggagcggaaagacttaccttgggggaaaaaaggacacacacacacacacacacacacacacacacacacacacacacacatatccattcgcacatatatagagacacaggcagacatgtgtAAATGCATTTACACATGTTTGCCTGTGcctgatgttagttaagaatgcctttcaGGTGACTAAGACACTGTTATCAACGTCTCATTGAGATTGAACGAAGTTGTGTAATAGGAtataagaagctggatgttccttctgtaacACTGGGCAGTGGTTACAAGAATGTGAAGTCGCAAGAAAACGGTTCTGGATGGCCTCGTGGCACTATCGAGAAGGAAGACCATTATGTTAGGCATAGGCTCAGGTGCAtcatactgcatttgcagcagctgtttgagcagcagttgacaccacagtgacagaacAAACTGTTGTAGTTTGAGTGCTTCGAGGACAGTTCTGAGCCAGATGTCCTGTTGagcacattccactgaccccaaaccaccatcatttgtgacttcagtggcgtcaaatgagaggtcattggagggcgGGGTTGGTCTGTTGTGTTctttgatgaaagttggttctgcctcagtgccagtgatggctgtgtgttggataggaggcggccagttgagggcctgcaaccaacctgtctgcatgctagatgcACTGGCTCTACATCCGGAGATATCATCTGGGGTGCAGTTTCATATGATGGCAGgagcaccttgactgcaaatttgtatgttaaTCTGGTCATTCACCCTGTTGCACTGCCattgtgaacagcattccaggggatcaggttaccttccattcggaaagtgggtgcactcagcgactgttatgtgttgtataaattatagagtgcagcaatcagtcgtccctttttagattttatttcacaaatccagatttcggctagtggctagccattctcaatgcactatttctaTTCTCGATGCACGTAAGTCCCTGTTGCTCAggcgtcagtcacatttctttcaATACTACTGTATAAAGAAGATAGACACAGCCTACTTTTTttatacagtagtattcaaagaaatgtgactgatgcccaaacaacagggacttacatgcctcaagaatagaaaatattgcattgagaatggctagccacttgccgaaatctgaatttgcataataaaatcttaaaaaagacgactgattgctgcactctataatttataagtattccaggggatgttttccaacggtataacactcacccacatactgctgttgtaactcaacatgtttTACATAGTGTctgtgttgccttggtctgctcggtcaccagctctgtctccaatcgagcacatgtgggacgtcATCAGATGCCAACTTCAacgtcattcacaaccagcattcactgaccaagtgcaacaagcgtggAACTCAATCCCCCGAACTGACATCAGGCACATGTATAAGGCACATttccatgcttgtattcaacactcTGGcgattacactggttattaatgtaccagcattttacatttgcaatgacttatcttgcacttacattaaactgtggtctt is a window from the Schistocerca americana isolate TAMUIC-IGC-003095 chromosome X, iqSchAmer2.1, whole genome shotgun sequence genome containing:
- the LOC124555509 gene encoding beta-1,4-N-acetylgalactosaminyltransferase bre-4-like is translated as MLRNLASACNQKAYILKRVVIAVVLIFCVIYSLHPGRFACYYSYINDDEIVSSLGISPAAVKMAEDYGMPLCSVTFNSSVTEVHYPTQNTDLNDGTVFAKTLNITDGGEWKPQKCVSKFSVAVVVPYRNRSSQLQIFLKYMHPFLQNQLLSYQIFVVEQALDGAFNRAKLLNVGFVEAMKIRPFHCFIFHDVDLIPQKDNNIYACTSQPRHMSSCVNTFRYHLPYEELFGGAVAILQNQFELVNGFSNNFYGWGGEDDDFHRRITHKGLKVLRFSPNVAQYFMLPHAKEPPSESRFLNLKLGSERFETDGLNALKYTLLKRIYLPLYTWILVEV